In a single window of the Fusarium falciforme chromosome 3, complete sequence genome:
- a CDS encoding ACPS domain-containing protein — translation MGGESSPTVIQWVIDTRPLWPSAANTKDLTTVASRALSLLTEQERASVLRYYHVRDAKLALASALVKRYAISRFCGVPWSSAEAIRDARTKPVFLTPAGDEPLLFNVSHQAGLAVLFAIHSPPKGLAVGVDVVCPTERRTRDLRTLAGEGWNSFVDMHAEVFGLGEVTALKKLNPSADVAERDRALRYFYALWCLREAYVKMTGEALLASWLKDLEMRGFAPPEDMTGSQEVWFKGEEVKDVDIKLVPLLGEYMISTAVRKGENGEGVEVGDFKMLDIEQVLAFGEDATDAL, via the exons ATGGGTGGTGAATCGTCTCCAACAGTCATCCAGTGGGTAATCGACACCCGTCCACTCTGGCCGTCAGccgccaacaccaaggatCTCACCACAGTT GCCTCGCGTGCTCTATCCCTCCTCACGGAGCAGGAGCGAGCCTCCGTGCTCCGGTACTACCACGTCCGCGATGCGAAACTAGCCCTCGCCTCGGCCCTCGTCAAGCGGTACGCCATCTCACGCTTCTGCGGCGTCCCCTGGTCCTCGGCTGAGGCTATCCGCGACGCCCGTACGAAGCCCGTGTTTCTCACGCCGGCTGGCGACGAGCCCCTGCTCTTCAACGTCTCTCACCAGGCGGGTCTCGCCGTGCTCTTTGCCATCCACAGCCCGCCCAAGGGTCTGGCCGTGGGTGTTGACGTTGTGTGTCCCACCGAGAGGAGGACCCGCGATCTGCGGACTCTGGCAGGGGAGGGATGGAACAGCTTCGTCGACATGCACGCCGAGGTATTTGGCCTTGGAGAGGTGACGGcgctgaagaagctcaaccCCAGCGCCGACGTCGCTGAACGTGATCGTGCCCTGCGATACTTTTACGCCCTTTGGTGTTTGCGTGAGGCATACGTCAAGATGACAGGCGAGGCCCTTCTGGCGAGCTGGCTGAAGGACCTCGAGATGCGAGGATTTGCGCCGCCCGAGGACATGACAGGCTCTCAAGAGGTGTGGTTCAAAGGGGAAGAGGTGAAGGACGTTGATATAAAGCTGGTGCCGCTGCTGGGAGAGTACATGATCTCAACTGCGGTGAGGAAAGGAGAGAATGGAGAGGGAGTCGAGGTTGGTGACTTTAAGATGCTAGACATAGAACAAGTCTTGGCCTTTGGCGAGGATGCAACTGATGCATTGTAA